The Deltaproteobacteria bacterium genome includes the window CTTTGATCCTGCGCAACGTCAACGAACGGCTTGAAGCCGAGCAGAAAACTCATTCGCTCACGGTGGAAACCGAATATCTGCGCGAAGAGCTGAAAACGCTGGCGGGCGGCGATGAAATCATCGGCCAGAGCGAGGCGCTGCGCAAGGTTCTACGCGACGTGCAAGAAGTCGCCGGCACCGATGCCACGGTGTTGCTGCTCGGCGAGACCGGCACGGGTAAAGAAGTGATCGCCCGGGCGATCCAGCGCGCCAGCCGGCGGCAGCACAAGCCGCTGGTCAAGGTGAACTGTGCGGCGATCCCGGCGACATTGATCGAGAGCGAATTTTTCGGCCACGAAGCGGGCGCGTTCACCGGCGCGACCAAAAAGCGCGACGGCAGATTCGCCTTGGCCCATGGCGGCACGATCTTTCTCGACGAAGTAGCGGAACTACCGCTTGATTTGCAGAGTAAACTTCTGCGCGTGCTGCAAGAAGGCGAGTTCGAACCAGTGGGCAGATCGCAGACGCGCAAAGTTGACGTACTCGTTTTGGCGGCGACCAATCGCGATCTGGCGCTCGCTGTCAGCGAGGGTAAATTTCGCGAAGATCTTTACTATCGTTTGAACGTTTTTCCGATCGAGCTGCCGGCGCTGCGCGAACGGCGCGACGATATCGGCATGCTCGCCAACGCCTTCGCGCAAAAAATTGCTAAAACCATGGGCCGGTCGCTAGAGACATTGTCCGCGGATAACTTGCGCCGACTCGAAGCCTATCATTGGCCCGGTAATGTGCGCGAGCTGCAAAATATTATCGAGCGCGCGGTGATCACTTCCCATGACGGCAAACTCAATCTTGACCGCGCCTTGCCGGAAAGCGTCGGTGCCACCGCCGCCGCGTTAAGTAACCCGCCAACGCCAAACCAACGCGTGCTCAGTGCCAAAGAGATCGAAGACATAGAGCGGCAGAACTTGATCGCTGCTCTGGAAGCCTGCGACTGGAAAGTTGCCGGTGATAACGGTGCGGCAAAGCTTCTCGGTATCAAACCCACCACGCTGAGCTCGCGCATCAAAGCGCTCGGCATCGCCCGCCAGCGCTAATCCATTTACGAAATCTCAATTTCGGTCCTCACGAGTTTTCGTGGATTACGAAAACTCGTTTCGTCATTTCTCTCTTAATTTTGTCTAAGTTTCTGTTTTTTTGTGAAAAATATTTTCGCGATCGCTTGGCACAATTCCCGCTATAGGTCTGGGCAGATAGTCGATGGCGGAAAATCGACAAATCTAAAGGAGGATAGCCAGGTTACAGACAGCGGTAAAATTCAACGAGGGCGCGACAATCCAACCGGCGGAATATCTGCGCGGTGCGATGGCGGAACTGGCACCGCGCTTCGCGGCGCGGGCGGCTGAAGCTGACGAGAACGATCGCTTCGTCGCCGCCAATTACGTTGACCTCAAGGCGCAGGGTTTCGTTTCAGCCGGTGTGCCTGTCGAACTAGGCGGTCTCGGCGCGAGCCATGCGGAATTATGCGAGATGCTCCGTACCTTGGCGCACTCATGCGGTTCGACGGCGTTGGCGCTGTCCATGCACACCCATCAGGTGGCGACCAACGCGTGGCGCTGGTGTCATCAGAAAGCGCCGGTCGATGGTTTGCTCAAGCGCGTGGCAGTGGAAAATTTGATTCTCTTGAGCAGCGGCGGTTCGGATTGGCTCAAGGGCGCGGGCAGCGCGACTAAAATCGACGGCGGTTATCGAATCAACGCGCGAAAGATATTTTCCAGCGGCGCGCCGGCGGGCGATCTGTTGATGACCAGCGCAGTCTACGACGATCCCGAAACCGGACCGACAGTGTTCCATTTCGCCGTGCCGATGAAGGCCGAAGGGGTGAAGGTTCTCAATACCTGGAAAGTCATGGGCATGCGCGGCACGGGTTCGCATGACATCGAGCTGAACAATGTTTTTGTCGCCGACGCGGCGATCGGCGTCAAACGGCCGCAAGGAAAGTGGCATCCGCTGTTTCACATTATTTCGATGATCGCTTTTCCATTGGTTTACTCGGCGTATCTCGGCGTTGCCGAGGCGGCGCGCGATCTGGTCGTCGATAACGCCGGCAAACGCAAAACGGATTACCATTCAATCGATCTGATCGGCGCCATGGATAACGAGTTGACGATGGCTCGGTTGGCGCTCCAAGATATGATC containing:
- a CDS encoding acyl-CoA dehydrogenase; its protein translation is MAELAPRFAARAAEADENDRFVAANYVDLKAQGFVSAGVPVELGGLGASHAELCEMLRTLAHSCGSTALALSMHTHQVATNAWRWCHQKAPVDGLLKRVAVENLILLSSGGSDWLKGAGSATKIDGGYRINARKIFSSGAPAGDLLMTSAVYDDPETGPTVFHFAVPMKAEGVKVLNTWKVMGMRGTGSHDIELNNVFVADAAIGVKRPQGKWHPLFHIISMIAFPLVYSAYLGVAEAARDLVVDNAGKRKTDYHSIDLIGAMDNELTMARLALQDMIAVAAKNDPGLVITNRIMTGRTLVARGVLQTVELAMEVAGGGTFNRSAGLERLFRDAQATRFHPLREGGQKTYAGRMALGLDVDEVT